The following proteins are encoded in a genomic region of Sorangiineae bacterium MSr12523:
- a CDS encoding LysR substrate-binding domain-containing protein, translating to MGTADLQLDWLRTFVAVVDAGSLVAALPQLHCSPSAVSMQLKKLEDAAGAPVLVRDPRHMSLTPTGRELLGYARRMLELHDEALAALHGPQVTGRVVLGVPDDYAFAYLTPLLRAFGNQYPAVEICLWCEPSTWLVPRVQRGEIDLAVVTRDRPGRGTFLFREPVVWVGSAEYEMWRKDPLPIAVYETGSRARRDIVAALTAARRAYRIVISSRSLVAQLAAVESGLAVAAIAALAVPPRLSVLGPEHRLPALPALDVALVRSKTSSRTPAAIAMHEQVVRTLRRG from the coding sequence ATGGGAACGGCGGATCTTCAGCTCGATTGGCTTCGCACCTTCGTCGCGGTGGTGGACGCGGGCTCGCTGGTGGCGGCGTTGCCGCAGCTGCATTGCTCGCCTTCGGCCGTCAGCATGCAGCTCAAAAAGCTGGAAGACGCGGCCGGTGCGCCGGTACTCGTCCGCGATCCGCGGCACATGTCCCTCACGCCGACCGGGCGCGAGCTTCTCGGCTACGCCCGCCGCATGCTCGAACTCCACGATGAAGCGCTTGCCGCGCTGCACGGTCCCCAAGTTACCGGTCGCGTTGTTCTCGGCGTGCCCGACGATTACGCGTTTGCCTATTTGACACCGTTGCTGCGCGCGTTTGGCAATCAATACCCCGCGGTCGAGATTTGCCTGTGGTGCGAGCCCTCGACATGGCTCGTTCCCAGGGTGCAGCGCGGTGAAATCGATCTTGCCGTGGTCACGCGGGACCGTCCGGGGCGCGGCACGTTCCTCTTCCGCGAACCCGTCGTGTGGGTCGGCTCTGCCGAATACGAAATGTGGCGCAAGGACCCACTTCCCATTGCCGTCTACGAGACAGGCAGCCGCGCCCGCCGGGATATCGTGGCCGCGCTCACGGCGGCACGACGCGCTTATCGCATCGTCATCTCGAGCCGCAGCCTCGTCGCCCAATTGGCCGCCGTGGAAAGCGGGCTGGCGGTTGCGGCCATTGCAGCATTGGCCGTTCCACCGCGCCTTTCGGTGCTTGGCCCCGAGCACCGGCTTCCGGCGCTCCCTGCATTGGACGTCGCCCTGGTTCGCAGCAAGACATCGTCACGGACGCCCGCCGCGATCGCCATGCACGAGCAAGTCGTACGCACATTGCGCCGCGGATAA